DNA sequence from the Centropristis striata isolate RG_2023a ecotype Rhode Island chromosome 17, C.striata_1.0, whole genome shotgun sequence genome:
GTACAAGATGACCAAGAGAAACAGCTGCCAATGTACAGGTAAGCACACTGTTTGTATCTTTTAGTTCAGGGTCTTTGTTCAGTCTAATATCCTGAAAAAATACACTGGGGTCCAGTATTTGGATTGGTGTAAAAATGATCGAACTGGTTTGATATAAGGCCAAACACCATCAGGTGCAGCACTTAACTGAATTAGAGTGTAGCAACTTAAATTTACTTGCATTGCTAAGCTGGTTTGCCAACTGACAACtaacacaagaagaagaaaaagaaaaaagaacagaatTTCACATTTCATTCCAAACTTTACTATACTGGTGCAGTTTTAGTTTTGTGGTTTAGGATTGTGACGGCGTTGGCAAAGGTTGCTCATCAATTTGCAAATGTGCCTGTTGAAAATATTGTTGTTTCATTCATTGTTTGGCAATACTGTGGTCAAGGAAGGGCTCAGTTAAGAACAGATAACAGTTCTTAGGGGTTGGAGAAAAATCGTGGTTTGGGTTGAATGATCACTTATTAGAACTATTGGGACATCGGAACAATGGCATGGCACCAACACTTTTTCTGTGTCACAAACAGATTCTCAAGACAGATTCACAGCTCCCTCCACTACAAATGCAGAGGTGAAATTTATTCTTATAACTGCACAATAACCAACTGTTTTGTGGATGTTTGTCTTATATAGATAACCTCATCCTTCTATCTATTTCCTTAGAGTTACAGAAATGGAGACGACCTCCATTATGCTGCTTTGAGTGTAAACCTGCCCAACAGATCCAGAAGACAGAGGAGCAACACCAATGATGAATGTGTTTACTCTGGTGTGAAGCAGTAGAACTGGACATGTAACATCTCTGTATTTTAAATACTGGATTTTGTCGTATATCAAGTGTGATGTAGATTAAATTGTAGAATTTCGTCACATTTATGCCAAATCCCAACATTCAGCTTGATGCAGAAAGAAGTGTGGCCTTATATAGTAGGGTgagatttgttttcattttttatactgtgatattaattgtttttttaatgtattggtTTAATGTTTTGATGTAATTATAGAGCTTCTGCACAACCCATTTACCCTTGGGTACGAATAAAAGAAAACTTATATTATGGTGTATGAGTTGGGGTGGTGATTGCTTGTCGTGCATCAGATTTTCATGCATGAGTTTTTTAATCTGACCTGTACGTCCCAATGTCCACAAAGaaagcatgtgttttttttactgtaaaggtaattacaacaaaaacaaaaagcatgaGAAGGTACTGGTTCACAATGCTTCTATTTAGAGATAAACTGTTCCAACAGGTAACCAGACATGAGTGTAGCCTGCCAGCATCTTTGAGCATCTTCACAGAACAAGTCTGACCTCAACACCTTTATATATGTTTCATGAAATGCAGGTGCACTTTGACTATGTAACCAGGACAACCATATCAAAGTTAATTTTTGAAGGTTTGTGCCCGAGTCAGACGAAAACCACAAAGCAGAATTATCTTTTCACTAATATCAGTAGTGTATTGGTGTCTTGGTAGTGGGTATAATTTGGCTTTAACCATAATGATTTATAGTTTCTTGATGtgtttgattcatatttgatgtCTGTTTGGATGCATTCTTTGCAATTCTGCCCAGCATGTATTCATAAACTCAGTGTAAACTTGATCCTGAGGAATGTGTATTTCAGGAACAGGACTTGTGTCACCTTTAACCACTTGAGTAAGATGTTGACTGGATGACCATATAACGTGACTACATATATTACATCTGTGTAGACAACTTGACTGTATAAGCACAAAGTTAAGCAACcttaaatgtaccaaaataaCGACAAGTATATCAGAAGTTTCAGTCTCTGTAACTATTCATTCCTTCTGAAGCATGTCAGAAGTGAATCTGAGCAAAGTGCAGAATTATCTTTTCACTAATAGCAGTAGTGTATTGGTGTATTGGCAGCGGGTATAATTTGGCTTTAACCCCAAAGTTTCAAGTTAAAGTTTCTTgtgagttatatatatatatatatatatatatatatatatatatatatatatatatatatgttatatataaagTTAAATGAGCAAAATGCCTAAGCTTTTGGGTTGTGGAGCAACTGGGGTCACCTGttttcaaatgttatcagaCGATTGAATGGGCATTATTAACGCTAATCATCCCACAAGACTGGGGAAGTAGGGCCCTGCTCCACCTGTTGGTAGGTTGAGAAGATCATTATCAGCACATTCAATGGCTACTCACTGAAAGCAAAGTGGTTACTTTCAGTTAAAAGGCCACCGATCTTTAGCTATTTATAATATAAGGAGAAAGTAACATGATGTCATCAGAAAAGCCAGGAAGCAGTCATTACATTGAGACTATTTAACCTTTATCCCCATGGATTACATCTGTCACTGCAGCAACTAATGTGGTTTTGAGCAGTATGTAGATGAGGTTGCAATGAATGACAATAAATGCAATTTATTACACTCCACTGTACTGTCATTACGGGTGCATATACTGTCTATATGTGTGTCATTTATTTCCCCCTACTTTAAATATCTCAGTGTGTATTTTTCCATCAAATTTGACACTCAGTGAACATGTGATGTTACCTAAATAGGACGTACACTGTGACGTCAGGCTGGCCAATCAAATACAGTCTTGACTCTTACGCTTCACTACAGCTCTGATTGGTAGACTGACTTGGTCGGTTGAATAGTTGTGGCTAATCAGGTCTTAGTGGCCTGTGTTATAGGAAATGATGtggaagaacaagaagaacttGCTCCGCTCTGTAAGATAGgatgggaatttattacatgcAGCAATAGTTATTTGTCGTAAAATGCTGCCTTTTGGCACCACACCTActatgaatgtaaaaaaatataacaaagcaaTCTCCTTTTTGCCTTTACCCCCAATCTTTAGCTCAGCATCTCTGTCAGTGCAGCAGTTGTTGTGGTTTTCAGCAGGATGTAAAAATGGTTTCACTCCCACATAGATGCTCCTCAAGCCAAAGGCCACTAAAACACCTTAAGTCACATTtgataacaataatactaaCACTACTACCAGTAAGATCTTCTATTAACACAAATTCCCCAACCACAACCTAAAAGATACTATTTAGAGAACTACTTACAAGGGCAAAAACGTTGGATAAAATGTACGATATGGTCAgaattttagtttaaaacattctaaaataataataacattatttacAGAATGTGAAGTGTTAAAGATGTGTCAAAGTGTATTCTGTTGCAACATCTactgaaattagcatgctaaccataGCCATGGCTTGACCGGTCTTGTTATCTCACTTGTGCCTTGAGTGGTGACAGTGAGTCACTGGAGCATCCAGTCTGAGTGAGAGGAGAAAGAACCACACAGCTTCACCGTTAGCTTCACATCTGTTAGCAGCTTGAGTTTACACCAAACATTATAATAACTAGATGTTGCAAACGGACTGAGTTTCTGCATTTAAGAGACTGTTGCAATGTTTTGCTAAGTCTTAGTGAAGATTTGTTGCTCAGTGGAGCACATGGAGAATAACAGCTAGCAGAGAGGAGCCAAAGGAAGAGATGTGACAGGAAGCACAAGTGAGCTAGGTGAGTCAGGCTAGTCTGAGAGCAGCTCCTACTGCGTGGCATTCGTTCATGTTATCGCCTGCACCCTCATCAATAACTGAACAACATGACACTGCAGATTATGATCCGCCACATGGATAGCTGCATTATGGTGATATTGGAGACCGGATGCACAAGAATATCAGACTTAGCTTCATTTTGGAGCTGGCAGGCCGCATCATCCCCACACCTGACTCCTATTTGCATCCGCCTGTGACTCCTCTCTACTGGGCTGTTGCTCTGTGTGCTCCACTGAGCAAGTATTCTCTGCCGGGATGGAGCTAAACTcccttaatgttaaaaaaaaaaaaaaagttcccaatattttttaaagtaatacaATGTTTATTGTGTCTCTTGGAGTGTCATCACTGCAATTACTGCCCCCTCTTTTTTGTAGGGTGTGGCCAGTGATTACAAATGCCACCATTAAAACTGATCAtaatattaaagaaaataatatgtaAGATTTAAGTTTGCAGGCAggtaattttttaaatcatttaacaCTTgggacaggcaggcaggcgaTCCATTAActtaatattgtgtttttaagtcctcaacattattaatattattactgatgGGGGATTTGACAGGTAGCTAAATTATTTAACCGTCATGTTAATGTGTCTGATGGACTTAATGATCGTCAGATGTTGAGCATAATTACACTTAATTGTACTTTCAATacttgtgtatatattttatatacctgttattatttttctcgtaattttaaatacaataccaaaataaagagccattattttcttcatataCCTCTCACCCTGTGAATCTTCTCTACCAAACTTTGAACATGTGATGGTACGTCCTACTGAGGAAACGTGTGAAATGAAGCTGTCCAATCAAATTCAGTCTTGTCTCCTAAGAGGGGAGTAAAGATCACAATTCTTTCCATTCAACACAAGAATTTGAACATGATGACATCTCTAAACTTTGTCTTCTATCTGACGTGTTTGTTCTTGGGGAAAATGGGTGAGTTGTATTTTTGTGGTTCCagtttctatatttttgtttaaagcAACTCTTAATGGACATGcttcttatattttttatgtaataatCATGCATTATTTCTTCAGATGTGACTGTATTTCCTTTGTCTCATTCTACTTCAGCTCATACGATTGATCTGAAAAGGTCCTCATCTGTTCGTCAAGAACTACGTTTTGTATCAGCTAATGTTGGAGACAAGGTGACTTTGCAATGTTTCTATGAAGGTGATGAAGCTGCATGGCTTTTCTGGTACAAACAAACTCTGGGACAAAAACCGAAGCTCATCTCTTCAAAGTATACGTTCGATATAAAAAGctctttttctcatgaattcAAGAACAATTCACGCTTCACTCTGGATACTAAAAACAGTGCATATGACTTGAACATTTCTGATTTGCAAATATCAGACTCAGCTACTTATTTCTGTGCAACTGGCTCTACGTTTATCTTGAAATTTGCAGAAGGGACTATTATCCATGTAAAGGGTTCAGGTTTGAATGTTCCAGCTTTTATCCATCAGTCAGCATCTGAGACCGTCCAGCCAGGAGGCTCTGTGACTCTGAACTGTACAGTCCACACTGGGACCTGTGAGGGAGAACACAGTGTTTACTGGTTCAAGAACTCTGAAGAATCGCCACCAGGACTCATTTACACACATGGAGGCAGGAATGATCAGTGtgagagaaacacaaaaacacaaacctgTGTCTACAACCTTCCAATGAAGAGTCTGAATCTGTCTCATGCTGGGACCTACTACTGTGCTGTTGCATCATGTGGACACATACTGTTTGGAG
Encoded proteins:
- the LOC131989425 gene encoding uncharacterized protein LOC131989425, whose protein sequence is MMTSLNFVFYLTCLFLGKMAHTIDLKRSSSVRQELRFVSANVGDKVTLQCFYEGDEAAWLFWYKQTLGQKPKLISSKYTFDIKSSFSHEFKNNSRFTLDTKNSAYDLNISDLQISDSATYFCATGSTFILKFAEGTIIHVKGSGLNVPAFIHQSASETVQPGGSVTLNCTVHTGTCEGEHSVYWFKNSEESPPGLIYTHGGRNDQCERNTKTQTCVYNLPMKSLNLSHAGTYYCAVASCGHILFGDGTKLDFKEEVHSLFLVYVLSGALTLTTILVVLLALSLYKMTKRNSCQCTDSQTRSSAPSTTNAESNRNGDDLHYAALSVNLPNRSRRQRSNTNDECVYSGVKL